A genomic stretch from Moraxella nasicaprae includes:
- a CDS encoding alpha/beta hydrolase, translating into MMKTILKSTALALALSLSFGNVAAAKTPNQSIISQPAKDTISQIKTQDGLNLHLQKDIPNTKPKAVVVISHGLASHSGVFGEFAKTMNQNDIAVYRFDHRGHGKSDGRDSIHINSYFEMVEDLRLVVQKAKAENPNTPVFVLGHSMGGHISALYGTKYPHDVNGFILAAAVLRYNQMNFGHLPRPEAPDSFVNGFEVAHKTLNLPIPDMGAGLSLPNDPLMLEKFSVSFPNSFKDGIKYLKDNDDKFVAPVLLVSGDADLYVVPKDAIDFYNETNSVDKSLRLYPNIGHMLMLDNNGKMISQDIVNWIGERVK; encoded by the coding sequence ATGATGAAAACAATCCTAAAATCAACAGCCCTTGCGTTGGCGTTATCTTTATCTTTTGGCAATGTGGCAGCCGCCAAAACGCCCAATCAATCCATCATCAGCCAGCCAGCAAAAGATACCATCAGCCAAATCAAAACCCAAGACGGCTTAAATTTACATTTACAAAAAGACATTCCAAATACCAAGCCCAAAGCGGTGGTGGTGATTTCACACGGTTTGGCAAGCCATTCTGGGGTGTTTGGCGAGTTTGCCAAAACGATGAACCAAAACGACATTGCCGTCTATCGCTTTGACCATCGTGGACACGGCAAATCAGACGGACGAGACAGCATTCACATCAACAGCTATTTTGAAATGGTGGAAGATTTGCGGTTGGTGGTGCAAAAAGCCAAAGCCGAAAATCCCAATACGCCTGTTTTTGTGCTTGGACACAGTATGGGCGGACACATTTCGGCACTCTACGGCACCAAATATCCGCACGATGTGAACGGCTTTATTTTGGCGGCGGCGGTTTTGCGGTATAACCAGATGAATTTTGGGCATTTGCCACGACCTGAAGCCCCAGACAGCTTTGTCAATGGCTTTGAAGTCGCCCACAAAACGCTCAATTTGCCGATTCCTGATATGGGGGCAGGACTGTCGCTCCCGAACGACCCGTTAATGCTGGAAAAATTCTCGGTGTCTTTCCCCAACAGTTTTAAAGACGGCATCAAATATTTAAAAGACAATGACGATAAATTTGTCGCCCCTGTTTTGCTGGTTAGTGGTGATGCGGATTTGTATGTCGTGCCAAAAGATGCCATTGATTTTTATAATGAAACCAATTCGGTGGATAAAAGTTTGCGACTTTATCCCAATATTGGACATATGTTAATGCTGGATAATAATGGCAAAATGATTAGCCAAGATATTGTGAATTGGATTGGCGAGCGAGTGAAATAA
- the hemH gene encoding ferrochelatase has product MTKKTAILLINLGTPDAPTPQAVKAYLKEFLSDQRVIEIPKLIWQVILRLFVLTTRPKRVAHAYQSVWTDDGSPLLAILKAQARSLQAHLSTQGVDVPVYPATTYGNPSIKNVLTELTAQGYDNFVCLPLYPQYSATSTAAAFDKIAKFAMASRNMPQIHFIKEYHDDPMYIDALAQSIERYWQEHGRADRLLFSFHGIPKPYADKGDPYPEQCRTTAVLVADKLGLMAHEWAISFQSRFGAQEWLKPYTDELLTEWGQAGVSVQVASPAFSADCLETLEELAVENRDNFLEAGGKSYAYIPALNTDELHIELMAKLIKPHLL; this is encoded by the coding sequence ATGACCAAAAAAACTGCGATTTTATTGATTAATTTAGGCACGCCTGATGCACCCACACCACAAGCGGTCAAAGCCTACCTCAAAGAGTTTTTGAGCGATCAGCGAGTGATTGAAATTCCCAAGCTGATTTGGCAGGTGATTTTACGCTTATTTGTACTAACCACCAGACCCAAGCGAGTGGCTCATGCTTACCAGAGTGTGTGGACAGACGATGGTTCACCGTTGCTGGCGATTTTAAAAGCCCAAGCCCGCTCTTTGCAGGCACATTTGAGCACTCAGGGCGTTGATGTGCCTGTGTATCCTGCCACGACTTATGGCAATCCTTCCATCAAAAATGTCCTGACAGAACTGACCGCTCAGGGCTATGATAATTTTGTTTGCCTGCCACTGTATCCGCAGTATTCAGCGACTTCGACAGCAGCGGCATTTGATAAGATTGCCAAATTTGCGATGGCAAGTCGCAATATGCCGCAGATTCATTTTATCAAAGAGTATCATGACGACCCAATGTACATTGATGCTTTGGCTCAAAGTATTGAGCGTTATTGGCAGGAGCATGGACGAGCAGATAGATTGCTATTTAGCTTTCATGGCATTCCAAAACCATATGCAGATAAAGGCGACCCTTATCCAGAACAATGTCGTACGACAGCGGTGCTGGTGGCGGATAAGCTGGGCTTGATGGCTCATGAATGGGCGATTAGTTTTCAGTCTCGTTTTGGGGCACAAGAATGGCTAAAACCTTACACCGATGAGCTGCTGACCGAATGGGGGCAGGCTGGCGTGTCAGTACAAGTGGCAAGCCCTGCGTTTTCGGCTGATTGCTTGGAGACGCTTGAAGAATTGGCGGTTGAAAACCGAGACAATTTCTTGGAGGCTGGGGGCAAATCTTATGCTTATATTCCTGCATTAAATACCGATGAACTGCATATTGAATTGATGGCAAAACTGATTAAACCGCATTTGTTGTAA
- a CDS encoding TetR/AcrR family transcriptional regulator: MYQGTNPTALKSKQTLLETMQILLKNKAYADISISEICEQSGVSRQTFYKLFESKENLLLYVLQNAPFANQPVDDDWVDLREICTGYAKYVFANQELIKMLMSNGLMQIFYRLMYDGLSSCRQSLAHLSESERAYAIEFLCAGLCRLTQSYFENSDTKSENDLADLAYRLASGGMFKAV; this comes from the coding sequence ATGTATCAAGGCACCAACCCCACCGCCCTAAAATCCAAGCAGACCCTGCTAGAAACAATGCAAATTTTGTTAAAAAACAAAGCCTATGCCGATATTTCTATCAGTGAGATTTGCGAACAATCAGGCGTATCACGACAAACTTTTTATAAGCTGTTTGAAAGTAAAGAAAACCTGCTTTTGTATGTGCTACAAAACGCCCCGTTTGCCAATCAGCCTGTTGATGACGATTGGGTGGATTTGCGTGAAATCTGTACAGGCTATGCCAAATATGTGTTTGCCAATCAAGAGTTAATCAAAATGCTGATGAGTAATGGTTTAATGCAGATTTTTTACCGCCTGATGTATGACGGCTTGTCGTCTTGTCGTCAGAGTTTGGCTCATTTAAGTGAGAGCGAGCGAGCGTATGCAATAGAATTTTTGTGTGCTGGACTGTGCCGTTTGACCCAAAGTTATTTTGAAAACAGCGATACAAAAAGCGAAAATGACTTGGCGGATTTGGCGTATCGGCTGGCAAGTGGGGGAATGTTTAAGGCTGTCTGA
- a CDS encoding dihydrofolate reductase family protein gives MKPYVMAHMLTSLNGKIAGEFGNAPIFATLFQYYDEIYQSLNADAWLAGRVTMQSCTDGDVVLPSEYDDFSGDFIANHNATHFAISADPFGKVLWKDNVLPYGNRPKGHIISLVSEQADKAYLAHLRKIGVSYLIVGEKELDLTLALEKLAQYFNIQRLVLAGGGLINGAFAYQGLLDEIHLIVAPVLELSPQNTAFENKNLNFNLDFAEFKLKENRILADNKTLYLAYQK, from the coding sequence ATGAAACCTTATGTAATGGCTCATATGCTCACTTCTTTAAATGGTAAAATTGCGGGCGAGTTTGGTAATGCCCCTATTTTTGCGACACTTTTTCAATATTATGATGAAATTTATCAATCACTTAATGCAGATGCGTGGCTGGCTGGACGAGTAACAATGCAGTCTTGCACGGACGGCGATGTGGTTTTACCAAGCGAATATGATGATTTTTCAGGCGATTTTATTGCCAATCACAACGCCACGCATTTTGCGATTAGTGCTGACCCCTTTGGCAAAGTATTATGGAAAGACAATGTGTTGCCCTATGGCAATCGCCCCAAAGGGCATATTATCAGCCTTGTCAGCGAACAAGCGGACAAAGCCTATCTTGCTCATTTACGAAAAATTGGCGTGTCCTATTTGATTGTGGGCGAAAAAGAATTGGATTTGACTTTGGCATTGGAGAAATTAGCCCAATATTTTAATATTCAAAGACTTGTTTTGGCTGGGGGCGGTTTAATCAATGGGGCATTTGCCTATCAAGGCTTGCTTGATGAAATTCATTTAATTGTCGCCCCTGTTTTAGAATTAAGTCCACAAAATACCGCTTTTGAAAATAAAAATTTGAATTTTAATTTGGATTTTGCTGAATTTAAGTTAAAAGAAAATCGCATTTTGGCGGATAATAAAACGCTGTATTTGGCGTATCAAAAATAA
- a CDS encoding Cd(II)/Pb(II)-responsive transcriptional regulator has protein sequence MSKFFKIKQASEQTGVHLETIRYYEKQGLISPTHQQNGYRVFDEQTLAQLRFIKACRNIGFSLNNIKTLLQLQQTPTKQCNEVNALAEQHLAYLDEQITQLQQVKTFLMQFVGCENKTVDKCQIIQGIKEKE, from the coding sequence ATGTCAAAATTTTTTAAAATAAAACAAGCCAGTGAACAAACAGGCGTACATTTGGAAACCATTCGTTATTATGAAAAACAAGGTTTAATCAGCCCCACGCACCAACAAAATGGCTATCGTGTATTTGACGAACAAACACTTGCTCAATTACGCTTTATCAAAGCCTGTCGCAATATCGGTTTTTCTTTAAATAACATCAAAACACTGTTGCAATTACAACAAACGCCTACCAAACAATGCAATGAAGTCAATGCACTTGCCGAGCAACATTTGGCATATTTGGACGAACAAATCACACAATTGCAACAAGTTAAAACTTTTTTAATGCAATTTGTGGGTTGTGAAAATAAAACGGTTGATAAGTGTCAGATTATTCAAGGTATTAAAGAAAAAGAATAG
- a CDS encoding MarR family transcriptional regulator yields the protein MTTFNHSPNLLEQIGDVCTQVNLSYAVFAKNHQMNANELAIFYTLWTQEQATQKYIADKYHLAKQTINSLCKRLETDGFIASDVKENNKREKVISLTDKGKAFARPIIAPLLRQEGQVIDEFGIERLVFLLNEMNALQKMLAQRLEN from the coding sequence ATGACAACTTTTAACCATTCCCCCAATCTGTTGGAACAAATTGGCGATGTTTGCACGCAGGTCAATTTAAGTTATGCAGTTTTTGCCAAAAATCATCAGATGAACGCCAATGAACTTGCCATATTTTATACACTCTGGACGCAAGAACAAGCCACGCAAAAATACATTGCCGACAAATATCATCTTGCCAAACAAACCATTAACAGCTTGTGCAAACGCCTTGAAACGGACGGTTTCATCGCAAGCGATGTCAAAGAAAATAACAAACGAGAAAAAGTCATTTCTTTGACCGATAAAGGCAAAGCGTTTGCCCGCCCGATTATCGCCCCTTTATTAAGGCAGGAAGGGCAAGTGATTGATGAATTTGGCATTGAACGACTTGTATTTTTGCTCAATGAAATGAATGCGTTGCAAAAAATGCTGGCACAGCGTTTGGAAAATTAA
- a CDS encoding Cu(I)-responsive transcriptional regulator, which yields MNIGQASKATGLSIKQIRDYEKLGLLSNTSRTSSGYRIYDNETLIRLKFIAKARGVGFSLAQIGELLALQDNPHRKSCEVKALANTHIEFLSNKIKELEEMKTALGAWRDACRGDDMPECPILQGLGG from the coding sequence ATGAACATCGGTCAAGCGTCCAAAGCCACAGGGCTATCCATCAAGCAAATCCGTGATTATGAAAAGTTGGGTTTGTTATCAAACACTTCACGCACATCATCAGGCTATCGCATTTATGATAATGAGACACTAATCCGCCTAAAATTCATCGCCAAAGCAAGGGGCGTGGGCTTTTCGCTTGCCCAAATTGGCGAGCTTTTGGCACTGCAAGATAATCCACACCGCAAAAGCTGTGAAGTCAAAGCGTTGGCAAATACGCACATTGAATTTTTATCAAATAAAATCAAGGAATTGGAAGAAATGAAAACTGCTCTTGGGGCGTGGCGTGATGCCTGTCGTGGCGATGATATGCCAGAATGTCCGATTTTACAGGGGCTTGGGGGATAG
- the copM gene encoding CopM family metallochaperone, which produces MTFIKNRAVHLVAAAVVLATLTACADGKNEVPTHSMVGDNNYTQSTHDTTNNHANMNHSAMAMDTQNAPPHTQAYLAMMNKMGDEMSKAGNLADADTAFAKGMIPHHIGAVEMAKVQLEYGKDETMRKLAQAIIDGQQAEIDLMNGWLNGKDTTTQNANAPHAKAYALDNSHSEMMTAIYETDPDVAFAKAMIPHHKGAVNMAKVQLEYGKDKAMQDLAKQIINAQEPEIKLMEDWLKGQGR; this is translated from the coding sequence ATGACATTCATCAAAAACCGTGCCGTACATCTTGTCGCTGCCGCTGTTGTTTTGGCAACTTTAACCGCTTGTGCCGACGGCAAAAACGAAGTACCGACGCACTCGATGGTGGGCGACAATAACTACACCCAAAGCACTCACGACACCACAAACAACCACGCCAATATGAACCACTCTGCTATGGCGATGGACACTCAAAATGCTCCGCCCCATACCCAAGCCTATCTTGCAATGATGAACAAGATGGGCGATGAGATGAGCAAAGCGGGCAATCTTGCCGATGCTGATACCGCTTTTGCCAAAGGTATGATTCCGCACCATATCGGAGCAGTGGAAATGGCAAAAGTACAGCTTGAATATGGTAAAGATGAAACAATGCGAAAGCTTGCCCAAGCGATTATTGATGGACAACAAGCCGAAATTGACTTGATGAATGGCTGGCTGAATGGCAAAGACACGACCACCCAAAACGCCAACGCCCCACACGCCAAAGCCTATGCCTTGGACAATTCACACAGCGAAATGATGACGGCAATTTATGAGACCGACCCTGATGTCGCCTTTGCCAAAGCGATGATTCCCCACCACAAGGGAGCGGTTAATATGGCAAAAGTGCAATTAGAATACGGCAAAGATAAAGCAATGCAGGATTTGGCAAAGCAAATCATCAATGCCCAAGAGCCTGAAATTAAGCTGATGGAAGATTGGCTTAAAGGGCAAGGACGATGA
- the metX gene encoding homoserine O-succinyltransferase MetX, with protein MSAPHLDPSSVGIVTPQTLHFQTPLRLECERVLPSFELVIETYGTLNADKSNAILICHALSGSHHAAGYHSADDTKAGWWDALIGNGKAIDTSRFFVVCLNNIGSCHGSTGPTSINPDTGKIWGADFPLITIKDWVNTQVMLSDRLGIKKWHAIVGGSMGGMQALQWSVDYPDRLSRAVIIASTPKLSAQNIAFNEVARQSILSDPDFHDGWYLQHGTYPRRGLILARMVGHITYITEEAMKEKFGRDLKSGKFMYGYDVEFQVESYLRYQGERFSKNFDANTYLLMTKALDYFDPSRDYADDGLDDATALKIALERTQCQFLIVSFTTDWRFSPERSIEIVDALIANQKPVSFVNVDAPHGHDSFLFDIPRYVNAVKGFLQAPLPNKDHL; from the coding sequence GTGTCAGCACCACATTTAGACCCATCATCGGTGGGCATTGTTACGCCACAGACTTTACATTTTCAGACACCACTACGCTTAGAATGCGAGCGAGTCTTGCCATCTTTTGAGCTGGTTATCGAAACCTACGGAACACTCAATGCAGACAAATCCAACGCCATTTTGATTTGTCATGCCCTATCTGGCTCTCATCATGCTGCTGGCTATCACTCAGCAGACGACACCAAAGCAGGTTGGTGGGACGCTTTGATTGGCAATGGTAAAGCGATTGACACCAGTCGATTTTTTGTGGTTTGTCTAAATAATATCGGCTCATGTCACGGCTCAACAGGCCCAACCAGCATCAATCCTGATACAGGCAAAATTTGGGGGGCGGACTTTCCACTCATCACCATCAAAGACTGGGTCAATACCCAAGTGATGCTCTCTGACCGTCTGGGCATCAAAAAATGGCACGCCATCGTGGGTGGCTCCATGGGCGGTATGCAGGCGTTGCAATGGTCGGTAGATTATCCAGACCGCCTATCACGAGCCGTCATCATCGCCAGCACACCCAAATTATCTGCCCAAAACATCGCTTTTAATGAAGTGGCTCGTCAATCGATTTTATCCGACCCAGATTTTCACGATGGTTGGTACTTGCAGCACGGCACTTATCCTAGACGGGGCTTGATTTTGGCTCGCATGGTCGGACACATCACCTACATCACCGAAGAGGCGATGAAAGAGAAATTTGGACGAGACTTAAAATCAGGCAAATTCATGTACGGCTACGATGTTGAATTTCAGGTCGAAAGCTATCTACGCTATCAAGGCGAACGATTTAGCAAAAATTTTGATGCCAATACTTATCTTTTGATGACCAAGGCACTTGACTATTTTGACCCATCACGAGATTATGCCGATGATGGTCTTGATGATGCAACCGCTCTAAAAATCGCCCTTGAACGCACGCAATGCCAATTTCTCATCGTCTCTTTCACGACCGATTGGCGATTTAGTCCCGAACGCTCCATTGAAATCGTTGATGCCTTGATTGCCAACCAAAAACCTGTCAGTTTTGTCAATGTGGACGCACCACATGGACATGATTCGTTTTTGTTTGATATTCCTCGCTATGTCAATGCGGTCAAAGGTTTTTTACAAGCCCCATTGCCCAATAAGGATCATCTATGA
- a CDS encoding cation diffusion facilitator family transporter, with translation MACQNCCGSNQPIHQSPKYKKALWIVLILNLSMFFVEIVMGVKSGSTSLLSDSLDFLGDSANYLISLIVLPMALSYRAKASMVKGLTMGGFGLFILMTTIYRVFYGEMPSYSEMSIVGFLALWVNVSALLILLKFRDGDSNVRSVWVCSRNDAIGNVAVILAGMAVYFFQSKYPDLIVAFVLAFLALQASQEIIKRAWAELKVS, from the coding sequence ATGGCGTGCCAAAATTGTTGTGGTTCAAATCAGCCCATTCATCAATCGCCCAAGTACAAAAAAGCCTTGTGGATTGTCTTGATATTAAATTTATCAATGTTTTTTGTGGAAATTGTGATGGGGGTGAAATCGGGTTCAACTTCGCTGTTGTCGGACAGTTTGGATTTCTTGGGCGACAGTGCCAATTATTTAATAAGTTTGATTGTTTTGCCAATGGCGTTAAGTTACCGAGCCAAAGCATCTATGGTTAAGGGGCTAACGATGGGCGGTTTTGGTTTATTTATTTTAATGACGACCATTTATCGTGTGTTTTATGGGGAAATGCCCAGTTATTCTGAAATGAGCATTGTGGGATTTTTGGCGTTATGGGTCAATGTGTCGGCATTGTTGATATTATTAAAATTTCGTGATGGCGACAGCAATGTCCGCAGTGTGTGGGTGTGTTCCCGAAACGATGCGATTGGTAATGTGGCGGTAATTTTGGCGGGTATGGCAGTTTATTTTTTTCAATCAAAATATCCTGATTTAATTGTGGCGTTTGTTTTGGCATTTTTGGCATTACAAGCCAGTCAAGAAATCATCAAAAGGGCTTGGGCGGAATTAAAAGTCAGCTAA
- a CDS encoding NmrA family NAD(P)-binding protein, whose protein sequence is MTINKILVLGATGLQGFTATKELIKQGFAVRGLTSSGNNPKADELAKLGVEMVQGNLFDADSLYQAMNGVDGVLYIPVIPSIDLIPEIQIAYNVVQSAERAGVQYLIHTSVARAGNHSEYHTWGKGMDSTMRSYWLAKATANEWIKASDIPHWTILKPAYMMEVFLAPKVAGMHPLLSEGKIVSATQTDTKIDMMNVEDQAKLIAKAFADFALFDKQEIDLAGDSVSFGEVADILSEITGKKVEAVYQTGDELLANEVYKNALQKAFRNFDPALIVKANLDSQEWNNTDGYQVDIEQANAFGVKLSSFREWAERHKDEFVIG, encoded by the coding sequence ATGACAATCAACAAAATTTTAGTACTGGGTGCAACAGGTTTACAAGGCTTTACCGCCACAAAAGAACTTATCAAACAAGGTTTTGCCGTGCGTGGTTTGACTTCATCAGGCAACAACCCCAAAGCTGATGAGCTTGCCAAATTGGGCGTAGAAATGGTGCAGGGCAATTTGTTTGATGCAGACAGCCTGTATCAGGCGATGAATGGCGTGGACGGCGTGCTGTACATTCCTGTCATTCCCAGCATTGATTTAATCCCTGAAATTCAAATCGCCTACAATGTGGTGCAATCTGCCGAGCGTGCTGGTGTGCAATATCTGATTCACACATCAGTGGCACGGGCGGGCAATCACAGTGAATACCACACTTGGGGTAAGGGAATGGACAGCACAATGCGGTCGTATTGGCTTGCCAAAGCAACGGCAAATGAATGGATTAAGGCAAGCGATATTCCCCATTGGACGATTTTAAAACCTGCTTATATGATGGAGGTGTTTTTAGCCCCCAAAGTCGCTGGAATGCACCCCTTATTAAGCGAGGGCAAAATCGTCTCGGCAACCCAAACCGACACCAAGATTGATATGATGAATGTAGAAGACCAAGCCAAACTCATCGCCAAAGCCTTTGCTGACTTTGCTTTGTTTGATAAACAAGAGATTGATTTGGCAGGCGATAGCGTCTCCTTTGGCGAAGTGGCGGATATTTTAAGCGAAATCACAGGCAAAAAAGTAGAAGCCGTTTATCAAACAGGCGATGAACTGCTCGCAAATGAGGTGTACAAAAATGCCTTACAAAAAGCCTTTAGAAACTTTGACCCCGCACTCATCGTCAAAGCCAATTTGGACAGCCAAGAATGGAACAACACCGATGGCTATCAGGTGGATATTGAGCAAGCCAATGCCTTTGGCGTGAAATTGTCGTCATTTCGAGAATGGGCAGAGCGACATAAAGATGAATTTGTGATTGGCTGA
- a CDS encoding DMT family transporter gives MHWSVFLAIAIVCEVFGSTMLKLSQGFSKPLPSIGFVLGFGLAFYLLSLALKSIPLGMAYAIWSGVGLVLTAIVGVVVFGEKVDFWGIASIGLILAGVIMMNTLSKMGGH, from the coding sequence ATGCATTGGTCTGTTTTTTTGGCGATTGCCATTGTTTGCGAAGTATTTGGCTCTACGATGCTAAAATTATCACAAGGGTTTAGTAAGCCTTTGCCGAGTATTGGTTTTGTGCTGGGTTTTGGCTTGGCGTTTTATTTGCTGTCATTGGCGTTAAAAAGCATTCCTTTGGGAATGGCGTATGCGATTTGGTCTGGCGTGGGCTTGGTTTTGACGGCGATTGTGGGCGTGGTGGTGTTTGGCGAAAAGGTCGATTTTTGGGGAATTGCGAGCATTGGCTTGATTTTGGCAGGTGTGATAATGATGAATACGCTGTCCAAAATGGGTGGGCATTAA